A genomic window from Montipora capricornis isolate CH-2021 chromosome 8, ASM3666992v2, whole genome shotgun sequence includes:
- the LOC138059098 gene encoding small ribosomal subunit protein uS5: protein MADSEPAGGGRGGFRGGFGGRGRGRGRGRGRGRGRGRGKAEDKEWVPVTKLGRLVKDMKIKTLEQVYLFSLPIKEHEIIDFFLGSALKDEVLKIMPVQKQTRAGQRTRFKAFVAIGDSNGHVGLGVKCSKEVATAIRGAIILAKLSVVPVRRGYWGNKIGQPHTVPCKVTGKCGSVRVRLIPAPRGTGIVSAPVPKKLLQMAGIEDCYTSARGQTATLGNFAKATFEAICKTYSYLTPDMWKETVFTKTPYQEFTDFLAKNHTGQRSAAAKDQASKQ, encoded by the exons ATGGCGGATTCGGAACCAGCCGGTGGTGGACGTGGAGGTTTTCGTGGTGGATTTGGTGGCCGAGGCCGTGGAAGGGGTCGAGGTAGGGGCCGTGGACGCGGTCGTGGAAGGGGTAAAGCTGAGGACAAAGAG TGGGTACCAGTGACAAAACTTGGTCGTTTGGTGAAGGATATGAAGATCAAAACATTGGAACAGGTTTACCTTTTCTCTCTTCCTATCAAG GAGCATGAGATTATTGATTTCTTTCTTGGATCTGCTCTGAAAGATGAAGTTCTCAAAATCATGCCGGTTCAGAAGCAGACCAGGGCTGGACAGCGTACACGCTTCAAGGCCTTTGTTGCCATTGGGGACAGCAATGGTCATGTTGGTCTTGGTGTGAAGTGCTCCAAGGAGGTAGCAACAGCTATTCGTGGTGCCATCATCCTTGCCAAATTGTCTGTTGTTCCTGTTCGTCGCGGATACTGGGGAAACAAGATCGGTCAACCCCACACTGTGCCATGCAAG GTGACAGGAAAATGTGGATCAGTACGAGTGCGTCTGATCCCCGCCCCCAGAGGAACTGGTATAGTGTCTGCTCCAGTCCCCAAGAAGTTGCTTCAGATGGCAGGGATTGAAGACTGCTACACCTCTGCTCGTGGACAGACAGCCACACTTGGCAATTTTG CCAAGGCCACCTTTGAAGCCATCTGTAAGACGTACTCTTACCTGACCCCTGACATGTGGAAGGAGACTGTGTTTACCAAGACTCCATACCAGGAGTTTACAGACTTCCTGGCAAAGAACCACACGGGACAGCGATCAGCAGCTGCTAAAGATCAAGCCTCAAAACAGTAA